A genome region from Bacteroides stercoris ATCC 43183 includes the following:
- a CDS encoding N-acetylmuramoyl-L-alanine amidase: MKRYRQHILYISLCLGLLIAPFCCSNIGAKDFVVVIDAGHGGHDPGAIGRISKEKNINLNVALKLGKQIQKNCPDVKVVYTRTRDVFIPLNRRAEIANDAKADLFISIHTNALANNRTAKGASTWTLGLAKSDANLEVAKRENSVILYESDYKTRYAGFNPNSAESYIIFEFMQDKYMSQSVHLASLVQKHFRNTCRRVDRGVHQAGFLVLKASAMPSILVELGFISTPEEERYLNTDAGTGTLADGIFRAFLTYKREQEIRLNGSSQTILPEDLPQPEEKTSAPADATPETEKKATARNNKPAPQPSEKATVAQTEDKAPVFKIQILTSSRPLAKNDKRLKGLKDVDYYKEGGLYKYTYGTSSDYNKVLRTKRSITAKFKDAFIIAFKNGRKVNVNTAIREFKNKRNK, translated from the coding sequence ATGAAACGATACAGACAACATATCTTATATATAAGCCTTTGCCTGGGACTGCTCATTGCTCCTTTTTGTTGCAGCAATATCGGGGCGAAGGATTTTGTTGTCGTTATCGACGCCGGACACGGCGGACACGACCCCGGCGCCATCGGCAGAATCTCCAAAGAAAAGAACATAAACCTGAATGTCGCACTCAAGCTCGGCAAGCAGATACAAAAGAACTGCCCGGATGTAAAAGTCGTATATACCCGTACGCGGGATGTCTTTATTCCTCTAAACCGACGCGCGGAAATAGCCAACGATGCCAAAGCGGACCTATTCATCTCAATCCACACCAATGCGCTTGCCAATAACCGGACTGCCAAAGGCGCATCCACCTGGACGTTAGGTCTTGCCAAATCGGATGCCAACCTTGAAGTTGCCAAACGGGAAAACTCGGTCATTCTTTACGAAAGCGACTATAAGACCCGCTATGCAGGATTTAATCCCAATTCCGCCGAGTCCTACATTATCTTCGAGTTCATGCAGGATAAATATATGTCGCAAAGCGTGCATCTGGCATCACTTGTACAAAAGCATTTCCGCAACACCTGCCGGCGGGTAGACCGGGGCGTGCACCAGGCCGGTTTTCTGGTATTGAAAGCCAGTGCCATGCCCAGTATTCTGGTCGAACTCGGCTTTATCTCCACACCCGAAGAAGAACGTTATCTAAACACGGATGCAGGAACCGGCACCCTTGCCGACGGTATTTTCCGTGCTTTCCTTACTTATAAACGGGAACAGGAAATCCGGTTGAACGGAAGCAGCCAGACCATTCTGCCGGAAGACCTGCCACAGCCGGAAGAGAAAACGTCCGCTCCTGCCGATGCCACACCCGAAACAGAGAAAAAAGCGACCGCCCGGAACAACAAACCGGCCCCCCAGCCTTCGGAAAAAGCAACCGTTGCGCAGACAGAGGACAAAGCCCCTGTGTTCAAGATACAGATACTCACCTCTTCCCGTCCGCTGGCCAAGAACGACAAGCGGCTGAAAGGATTGAAAGATGTGGATTATTATAAGGAAGGCGGCCTGTACAAATACACCTATGGCACATCTTCCGATTATAATAAGGTGTTACGCACCAAACGTTCAATTACGGCAAAATTCAAGGATGCTTTCATCATAGCCTTTAAAAACGGCAGGAAAGTAAACGTAAATACTGCCATCAGAGAATTTAAAAACAAAAGAAATAAATAA